The following are from one region of the Arcobacter defluvii genome:
- a CDS encoding glycerol-3-phosphate dehydrogenase/oxidase, with the protein MINSIDENYDIVVIGGGAVGSGICLDATLRGYKVLLLEKDDFGSKASSKSSKLVHGGVRYLEKAIKEFDKSQYNLVKEALKERAIFLKNASNISRKLKINIPNYSYFSLIKNYIGLFIYKIISFKNSLGNSTFLNKVVSSYYFKNLRKKNLKACISFYDGTFLDFRMIISLIQSAFENGAVVKNYCEVKNFLYDDNHNILGVKYFDKVKNEEFEIKSKVIINATGANVDNMRFLDNETKEVLTLSSGIHIVVSKDFLSSDEAILIPNTSDNRVIFVLPFLEHCLIGTTDNKTFYEENSKVKDEEIEYLLKEVNNYFDKTLSKDDILSSWSGIRPLVKSDKSKTEQINREHSIFTSKSGLVSICGGKWTTYRKMANDMMDYLIKQEKIEKKELCKTKKYKLVGNKQKKKNLEKLTSFYPISKKTKKSLISLYGDNSTKILALADENKDFDLLHERFPYLKKEIEYCIKEEFIQKPIDYLARRIGLCFVDKKSSLELVDIVCEKMAKILKWDIEKKEKEKFEAKEFIQNYF; encoded by the coding sequence ATGATAAATTCAATAGATGAAAACTATGATATTGTTGTGATTGGCGGTGGAGCTGTTGGAAGTGGAATATGTCTTGATGCAACACTTAGAGGTTATAAAGTTTTACTTTTAGAAAAAGATGATTTTGGAAGTAAAGCTAGTTCTAAAAGTTCAAAATTAGTTCATGGTGGAGTTAGGTATCTTGAAAAAGCAATTAAAGAGTTTGATAAATCTCAATATAATTTAGTAAAAGAAGCTTTAAAAGAAAGAGCAATTTTTTTAAAAAATGCTTCAAATATATCAAGAAAATTAAAAATAAATATTCCAAATTATTCTTATTTTAGCCTAATTAAAAACTATATAGGTTTGTTTATTTATAAAATAATTTCATTTAAAAATAGTTTAGGTAATAGCACTTTTTTAAATAAAGTTGTTAGTAGCTACTATTTTAAAAATTTAAGAAAAAAGAATTTAAAAGCATGTATTTCATTTTACGATGGAACTTTTTTAGATTTTAGAATGATAATCTCACTTATACAATCAGCTTTTGAAAATGGTGCAGTTGTTAAAAATTATTGTGAAGTTAAAAATTTTTTATATGATGATAATCATAATATTTTAGGTGTGAAGTATTTTGATAAAGTAAAAAATGAAGAGTTTGAAATCAAATCAAAAGTTATCATAAATGCAACAGGTGCAAATGTTGATAATATGAGATTTTTAGATAATGAAACAAAAGAAGTTTTAACTTTAAGTAGTGGAATTCATATTGTTGTTTCAAAGGATTTTTTATCTTCTGATGAAGCAATTTTGATACCAAATACAAGTGATAATAGAGTTATTTTTGTATTGCCTTTTTTAGAACATTGTTTAATAGGAACAACAGATAATAAAACTTTTTATGAGGAAAATTCAAAAGTAAAAGATGAAGAAATAGAGTATTTATTAAAAGAGGTAAATAATTATTTTGATAAAACTTTATCAAAAGATGATATTTTATCTTCATGGAGTGGAATTCGACCTCTTGTAAAAAGTGACAAATCAAAAACAGAACAAATAAACAGAGAACATTCGATTTTTACTTCAAAAAGTGGTTTAGTTTCGATTTGCGGTGGAAAATGGACTACTTATAGAAAAATGGCAAATGATATGATGGATTATTTAATAAAGCAAGAAAAAATTGAAAAGAAAGAGCTGTGTAAAACAAAAAAATATAAACTTGTAGGAAATAAACAAAAGAAAAAAAACTTAGAAAAATTAACTTCATTTTATCCTATTTCAAAAAAAACAAAAAAATCTTTGATTTCACTTTATGGAGATAATTCAACAAAGATTTTAGCACTTGCAGATGAAAATAAAGATTTTGATTTATTACATGAAAGATTTCCTTATTTAAAAAAAGAGATAGAATATTGTATAAAAGAAGAGTTTATTCAAAAACCAATAGATTATTTAGCAAGAAGAATAGGGCTTTGTTTTGTAGATAAAAAATCTTCTTTAGAACTTGTTGATATTGTTTGTGAAAAAATGGCAAAAATTTTGAAATGGGATATTGAAAAAAAAGAAAAAGAGAAATTTGAAGCAAAAGAGTTTATTCAAAACTATTTTTAA
- the uvrB gene encoding excinuclease ABC subunit UvrB, whose translation MANFKVVSDYEPSGDQPKAIKALSDSIEAGNQYNTLLGVTGSGKTYTIAKVIEKVQKPTLIMTHNKTLAAQLYSEFKQFFPNNHVEYFISYYDYYQPEAYIPRSDLFIEKDSSINEELERLRLSATASLLSFDDVIVIASVSANYGLGNPAEYKAMVQRVEVGFEYSQKEFLLKLVEMGYKRNDKFFDRADFRVNGDVIDIFPAYFEDEFIRVEFFGDEVESISKHEYITNNRVKDLQEVIIYSVNPFVVSNDKLANAVKEIEEELDERLEYFQKEQKLVEYQRLKQRVEFDLEMIEGTGMCKGIENYARHLTGQKPGETPYSLLDYFEQMEKDFLLVVDESHVSLSQFRGMHAADRSRKEVLVEYGFRLPSALDNRPLKFDEFIKKAPHYVFVSATPNELELEMSSVVAEQIIRPTGLLDPVIDIVDSEFQVEKLHDEIKKVIAKNERVLVTVLTKKMAEELASYYADLGIKVKYMHSEIDAIERNQIIRELRLGTFDVLIGINLLREGLDIPETSLVAILDADKEGFLRSRTSLIQTIGRAARNENGRVILFAKKITASMQFAIDETNRRRKIQEEHNIKNNITPKSTKRKLDENLKLEEYDDVAWKKQKLEKMPAAERKKILIELNKQMKKAASDLNFEEAIRLRDEIAKIKEI comes from the coding sequence ATAGCAAATTTTAAAGTAGTAAGTGATTATGAACCAAGTGGAGACCAACCAAAAGCAATAAAGGCTTTGAGTGATAGTATAGAAGCTGGAAACCAATATAACACGCTTTTAGGAGTTACTGGAAGTGGTAAAACTTATACAATAGCTAAAGTTATTGAAAAAGTTCAAAAGCCAACTCTTATAATGACTCACAATAAAACTTTAGCAGCTCAGCTATACTCTGAATTTAAACAATTTTTCCCAAACAATCATGTTGAATATTTTATTTCTTATTATGATTATTATCAACCAGAAGCTTATATTCCGAGAAGTGATTTATTTATTGAAAAAGATAGTTCAATAAATGAAGAATTAGAAAGATTAAGACTTAGTGCAACAGCTTCACTTTTATCTTTTGATGATGTTATTGTAATTGCTTCTGTTTCTGCAAACTATGGTTTAGGAAATCCTGCTGAATATAAAGCAATGGTTCAAAGAGTTGAAGTAGGTTTTGAGTATTCACAAAAAGAGTTTTTATTAAAACTTGTAGAAATGGGTTATAAAAGAAATGATAAATTCTTTGATAGGGCTGATTTTAGAGTAAATGGTGATGTAATAGATATTTTTCCTGCTTATTTTGAAGATGAATTTATTAGAGTTGAATTTTTTGGTGATGAGGTTGAATCTATTTCAAAACATGAATATATCACAAATAATAGAGTAAAAGATTTACAAGAAGTAATAATTTATTCAGTTAATCCTTTCGTTGTTTCAAATGATAAACTTGCAAATGCTGTAAAAGAAATTGAAGAAGAGTTAGATGAAAGACTTGAATACTTTCAAAAAGAGCAAAAGTTAGTTGAATATCAAAGGCTAAAACAAAGAGTTGAGTTTGATTTAGAGATGATTGAAGGAACTGGAATGTGTAAAGGAATTGAAAACTATGCACGACATCTAACAGGTCAAAAACCAGGTGAAACTCCTTATTCTTTACTTGATTATTTTGAACAAATGGAAAAAGATTTTTTACTTGTAGTTGATGAATCACATGTTTCACTTTCTCAATTTAGAGGAATGCATGCTGCTGATAGAAGCAGAAAAGAGGTTTTAGTAGAGTATGGATTTAGACTTCCTTCTGCACTTGATAATAGACCATTAAAATTTGATGAGTTTATAAAAAAAGCTCCACATTATGTATTTGTAAGTGCAACTCCAAATGAACTTGAACTTGAGATGAGTTCAGTTGTAGCTGAGCAGATTATCCGACCAACTGGACTTCTTGATCCAGTTATTGATATTGTTGATAGTGAATTTCAAGTGGAAAAACTTCACGATGAAATCAAAAAAGTAATTGCAAAAAATGAAAGAGTTTTAGTAACTGTTTTAACTAAAAAAATGGCTGAAGAGTTAGCAAGTTATTATGCTGATTTAGGAATAAAAGTAAAATATATGCACTCTGAAATTGATGCGATTGAAAGAAATCAAATAATTAGAGAATTAAGACTTGGAACTTTTGATGTATTAATCGGAATTAATCTTTTAAGAGAAGGTTTGGATATTCCTGAAACTTCTTTAGTTGCTATTTTAGATGCAGATAAAGAAGGTTTTTTAAGAAGTCGTACTTCACTTATTCAAACAATAGGAAGAGCAGCTAGAAATGAAAATGGAAGAGTTATTTTATTTGCCAAAAAAATCACAGCTTCAATGCAATTTGCAATAGATGAAACAAATAGAAGAAGAAAAATCCAAGAAGAACACAATATCAAAAACAATATAACTCCAAAATCTACAAAAAGAAAACTAGATGAAAATTTAAAACTCGAAGAGTATGATGATGTGGCTTGGAAAAAACAAAAACTTGAAAAAATGCCAGCAGCTGAGAGAAAGAAAATCTTAATAGAATTAAATAAACAAATGAAAAAAGCAGCTTCTGATTTAAACTTTGAAGAAGCTATTAGATTAAGAGATGAGATAGCTAAGATTAAAGAGATATAA
- the argH gene encoding argininosuccinate lyase translates to MANQNNQILKNTNAQILDEFNASIMFDKELYAQDIRGSIAHSQMLAQQGILTSEEQKAIETGLLQVKEEIESGEFKFTLAYEDIHMAVETRLTEIIGEPGKRLHTARSRNDQVATDFRLYVQDKSLSIKEQLKELIETFVNVAGKYTTTLIPGMTHLQHAQPLNFGFHLLAYANMFKRDYERFESSYDRNNYCPLGSAALAGTPHNINRELTSSKLGFISPTLHAMDTVSDRDFALEILFNISTTMMHISRISEELILWSSYEFQFVRMSDEYATTSSIMPQKKNPDVPELLRGKTGRVYGNLISLLTVMKGLPLAYNKDTQEDKEGVFDSVKTVEISISILNEVIKTMIVNVEKMEQACKIGHLTATDLADYLVQKQNMPFRTAYYITKDVVALANKLNKDISELNIYEIRSANEELKNVSDEIVMYLDLRNSMNARNSFGGTSTIQTESQIKFFEEWLKNI, encoded by the coding sequence ATGGCAAATCAAAATAATCAGATTTTAAAAAATACAAATGCACAAATCTTAGATGAGTTCAATGCTTCAATAATGTTTGATAAAGAACTTTATGCTCAAGATATTAGAGGTAGTATTGCTCATTCACAAATGTTAGCTCAACAAGGTATTTTAACAAGTGAAGAGCAAAAAGCAATAGAAACTGGACTTTTACAAGTTAAAGAAGAGATTGAAAGTGGAGAATTTAAATTTACATTAGCTTATGAAGATATTCATATGGCTGTTGAAACAAGACTTACTGAAATCATTGGAGAACCTGGAAAAAGACTTCATACTGCACGAAGTAGAAATGATCAAGTTGCAACAGATTTTAGACTTTATGTTCAAGATAAATCTTTAAGTATAAAAGAGCAATTAAAAGAGTTAATTGAAACTTTTGTAAATGTTGCAGGCAAATATACAACAACTTTAATTCCAGGAATGACACATTTACAACATGCTCAACCTCTTAATTTTGGTTTCCATTTATTAGCTTATGCAAATATGTTTAAAAGAGATTATGAAAGATTTGAAAGTTCTTATGATAGAAATAACTATTGTCCTTTAGGAAGTGCTGCACTTGCTGGAACACCACACAATATAAATAGAGAATTAACATCTTCTAAACTGGGATTTATTTCTCCTACACTTCATGCAATGGATACAGTATCAGATAGAGATTTCGCTTTAGAAATTTTATTTAATATAAGTACAACAATGATGCATATTAGTAGAATTTCGGAAGAGTTGATTTTATGGTCATCTTATGAGTTCCAATTTGTAAGAATGAGTGATGAATATGCAACAACAAGTTCAATTATGCCACAAAAGAAAAATCCAGATGTGCCTGAACTTCTAAGAGGAAAAACAGGTCGAGTTTATGGAAATTTAATCTCTCTTTTAACAGTGATGAAGGGTTTACCATTAGCTTATAATAAAGATACACAAGAAGATAAAGAAGGAGTTTTTGATTCAGTTAAAACAGTAGAAATTTCAATTTCAATTTTAAATGAAGTTATAAAAACTATGATTGTGAATGTTGAAAAAATGGAACAAGCTTGTAAAATAGGGCATTTAACAGCAACTGATTTAGCTGATTATTTAGTACAAAAACAAAATATGCCATTTAGAACTGCTTATTATATTACAAAAGATGTTGTAGCTCTTGCAAATAAATTAAATAAAGATATTAGTGAATTAAATATTTATGAAATTAGAAGTGCAAATGAAGAGTTAAAAAATGTAAGTGATGAAATTGTTATGTACTTAGATTTAAGAAACTCAATGAATGCAAGAAATTCATTTGGTGGAACTTCGACAATTCAAACAGAAAGTCAAATTAAATTTTTTGAAGAGTGGTTAAAAAATATATGA
- a CDS encoding tRNA threonylcarbamoyladenosine dehydratase encodes MRYDRTKKLFGDEAFENLKNAKLILLGVGGVGSFALDALYNTGITDITIVDFDTYEESNMNRQLGSHGNIGKIKVEALKEKYPTVTPIHVKITPEWIDDFDFSSYDYILDAIDDIRPKVHLIKKYFTKVISTSGGAKRIDPSKIEYISIWDTYNDPFIKKIREELKKQGFKKKFKVIFSSENPKCIEKGSFEGVTGSFGLMMASVTVQKLLKKMEK; translated from the coding sequence ATGAGATATGATAGAACAAAAAAGCTATTTGGTGATGAGGCATTTGAAAATTTGAAAAATGCCAAATTAATACTTTTAGGAGTTGGTGGTGTTGGAAGTTTTGCACTTGATGCTCTTTATAATACTGGGATTACAGATATCACAATAGTTGATTTTGATACCTATGAAGAATCAAATATGAATAGACAACTTGGTAGCCATGGAAATATTGGAAAAATAAAGGTTGAAGCTTTAAAAGAAAAATATCCAACTGTTACTCCTATTCATGTAAAAATCACGCCAGAATGGATTGATGATTTTGATTTTTCATCTTATGATTATATTTTAGATGCAATTGATGATATAAGACCAAAAGTTCATCTAATAAAAAAATACTTTACTAAAGTTATTAGTACAAGTGGTGGAGCAAAAAGAATTGATCCAAGTAAAATAGAATATATTTCTATTTGGGATACATATAATGATCCATTTATTAAAAAGATTAGAGAAGAGTTAAAGAAACAAGGATTTAAGAAAAAATTTAAAGTAATTTTTTCATCGGAAAATCCAAAATGTATTGAAAAGGGTAGTTTTGAGGGAGTTACTGGTTCATTTGGTTTAATGATGGCATCTGTTACAGTACAAAAATTATTAAAAAAGATGGAAAAATAA
- the greA gene encoding transcription elongation factor GreA, protein MDKEPMTMAGYNKITGELEFLKKTERPETVIALDEARQLGDLKENAEYHSAKDKLALIDSQIAELNAVISKAVIIDPSTLPHDKVSFGSTVSLVDVNTNEEFTYTIVGGVESNADKGMISFNSPLAKQLMGKEEGDEVRATLPGGVKTYEVLAVGYKDIALL, encoded by the coding sequence ATGGATAAAGAACCAATGACAATGGCTGGATATAATAAAATTACAGGAGAATTGGAGTTTTTAAAAAAAACTGAAAGACCAGAAACTGTAATTGCATTAGACGAAGCTAGACAATTAGGAGATTTAAAAGAAAATGCTGAATATCACTCTGCAAAAGATAAATTAGCATTAATTGATTCTCAAATTGCTGAATTAAATGCGGTTATTTCAAAAGCAGTAATAATCGATCCTTCAACTCTTCCTCATGATAAAGTAAGTTTTGGTTCAACTGTTAGTTTAGTTGATGTAAATACAAATGAAGAATTTACTTATACAATAGTTGGTGGAGTTGAGTCTAATGCTGATAAAGGAATGATTTCTTTTAATTCACCACTTGCAAAACAATTAATGGGAAAAGAAGAGGGTGATGAAGTAAGAGCAACACTTCCAGGTGGAGTTAAAACTTATGAAGTTTTAGCTGTAGGTTACAAGGATATAGCGTTACTATGA
- a CDS encoding TonB-dependent receptor plug domain-containing protein: MNRIISLSLVTTAVLFASETNTLETISVVETANSKIVKDVSSEQIKSADLAEALMKNIPSISIVRRSGIANDIILRGQKKDNINILLDDAKIYGACPNRMDPATSHVLTNNIESVKVIEGPYDVENFGTLSGLVQVKTKEPTKDLHGEINLNAGSYGYTKASATVSGGTDRFKLLVSASTERSDQYEDGNGNDFYEQQILKGMNAIPNAMNPMMPATNATYINPNQKAYEKQTVLTKGQFNIDDDQEIKLSYTANRSDNVLYPTGTMDADYDDSNIYTVGYTARNLGDFSKQLDLDYYYSDVDHPMSTRLRNSGLTTYNTAHYKTSIWGTKIKNSVEVADSLVTVGLDTSVRNWRGENFRTDTTTGITTYTGSSLASTDTTNKAIFSKIEKSFGKLDLEMGARYDYTDIDSSSILKTDKKYASLNANIFGIYNADEYTKYFAGIGKSARVPDARELYTTGMGTQGNSDLEDVKNYEVDLGFDKTIGNFNIRPKLFYSVLKDYIYNTGNKFENIDAKIYGFDVSGLYVVTDNFSFDYGIAYQRGKKDEDVTDKDLAEIPPLKVNLALNYEQDKAKYTAEVIAVDRWDSYDDSAREQELGGYAVVNLKYTNQLHKNFSLTLGIDNIFDKTYASTNTYQDITYATINSERVLLNDPGRYGYVNLKYSF; the protein is encoded by the coding sequence ATGAATAGAATTATTTCTCTATCACTTGTAACAACTGCTGTTTTATTTGCAAGTGAAACTAATACATTGGAAACTATCAGTGTAGTTGAAACTGCAAACTCAAAAATAGTAAAAGATGTTAGCAGTGAACAAATAAAAAGTGCCGATTTAGCAGAAGCATTGATGAAAAATATACCATCAATTTCAATTGTAAGAAGAAGTGGAATAGCAAATGATATTATTTTAAGAGGACAAAAAAAAGATAATATAAATATTTTACTTGATGATGCAAAAATTTATGGAGCTTGTCCAAATAGAATGGATCCAGCAACATCTCATGTTTTAACTAATAATATTGAAAGTGTAAAAGTAATTGAAGGTCCTTATGATGTTGAAAACTTTGGAACTTTAAGTGGTTTAGTTCAAGTTAAAACTAAAGAACCAACAAAAGATCTTCATGGTGAAATTAACTTAAATGCAGGAAGTTATGGTTATACAAAAGCTAGTGCAACTGTAAGTGGTGGAACAGATAGATTTAAACTTTTAGTTTCTGCTTCAACTGAAAGAAGTGATCAGTATGAAGATGGAAATGGGAATGATTTTTATGAACAACAAATATTAAAAGGAATGAATGCTATTCCAAATGCAATGAATCCAATGATGCCAGCAACTAATGCTACATATATTAATCCAAACCAAAAAGCATATGAGAAACAAACTGTTTTAACAAAAGGTCAATTTAATATAGATGATGATCAAGAAATAAAACTTTCTTACACAGCAAATAGAAGTGATAATGTTTTATATCCAACAGGAACAATGGATGCTGATTATGATGATTCAAATATTTATACAGTTGGATATACTGCAAGAAATTTAGGAGATTTTTCTAAACAATTAGATTTAGATTATTACTATTCAGATGTTGATCATCCTATGAGTACAAGATTGAGAAATAGTGGATTAACAACTTATAATACTGCTCATTATAAAACTTCAATTTGGGGAACTAAAATAAAAAATAGCGTTGAAGTTGCAGATTCATTAGTTACTGTAGGATTAGATACAAGTGTAAGAAACTGGAGAGGTGAAAACTTTAGAACGGATACAACAACAGGAATTACAACTTATACAGGTTCTAGTTTAGCATCAACTGATACAACAAATAAAGCCATTTTTTCAAAAATTGAAAAATCATTTGGAAAATTAGATTTAGAAATGGGTGCAAGATATGATTATACAGATATTGATTCATCAAGTATTTTAAAAACTGATAAAAAATATGCTTCATTAAATGCAAATATTTTTGGAATTTATAATGCTGATGAATATACAAAATATTTTGCAGGAATAGGAAAATCAGCAAGAGTTCCAGATGCAAGAGAACTTTATACAACTGGTATGGGAACTCAAGGAAATTCTGATTTAGAAGATGTAAAAAATTATGAAGTAGATTTAGGATTTGATAAGACTATTGGAAATTTCAATATAAGACCAAAATTATTTTATTCAGTGCTAAAAGATTATATTTATAATACTGGAAATAAATTTGAAAATATTGATGCAAAAATTTATGGATTTGATGTAAGTGGACTTTATGTAGTTACAGATAATTTTTCATTTGATTATGGTATAGCTTACCAAAGAGGTAAAAAAGATGAGGATGTTACTGATAAAGATTTAGCAGAAATACCACCATTAAAAGTAAATCTAGCTTTAAATTATGAACAAGATAAAGCTAAATATACAGCTGAGGTTATTGCAGTTGATAGATGGGATAGTTATGATGATAGTGCCAGAGAACAAGAATTAGGTGGTTATGCAGTTGTTAATTTAAAATATACAAATCAATTACATAAAAATTTTAGTTTAACACTTGGTATTGATAATATATTTGATAAAACTTATGCTTCAACAAATACATATCAAGATATTACGTATGCAACAATTAATTCAGAAAGAGTGTTACTTAATGATCCAGGACGTTATGGATATGTAAACTTAAAATATAGCTTTTAA
- the nth gene encoding endonuclease III, which produces MKKATKQDIEIIKQAFIEKYSDAVTELNYRNDYELLIAIILSAQCTDKRVNIITPALFEKYPSVKELAVAELDDVKELLKSCSFFNNKAKNIIKMAQSVLMNYDGEIPHDQQKLMKLAGVGNKTANVFMIEFEGANLMAVDTHVFRVSHRLGLSDGKTVDITEADLVKKLKGHDLHIFHQAMVLFGRYICKAVKPECENCLFPQVCKSKSGFKPA; this is translated from the coding sequence ATGAAAAAAGCAACAAAACAAGATATAGAAATAATCAAACAAGCTTTTATTGAAAAGTATAGTGATGCAGTTACAGAGCTAAATTATCGAAATGATTATGAATTATTAATAGCTATTATTTTAAGTGCTCAATGTACAGATAAAAGAGTAAATATAATAACTCCAGCACTTTTTGAAAAATATCCAAGTGTTAAAGAGTTGGCTGTTGCTGAACTTGATGATGTGAAAGAGTTATTAAAATCTTGTTCATTTTTTAATAATAAAGCAAAAAATATCATTAAAATGGCTCAAAGTGTTTTGATGAATTATGATGGTGAGATTCCCCATGACCAACAAAAACTAATGAAATTAGCAGGTGTTGGAAACAAAACTGCAAATGTTTTTATGATTGAGTTTGAGGGTGCAAATCTTATGGCTGTTGATACTCATGTTTTTAGAGTTTCTCATAGACTAGGACTTAGTGACGGAAAAACAGTTGATATAACTGAAGCTGATTTGGTTAAAAAACTAAAAGGGCATGATTTACATATTTTTCATCAAGCAATGGTTTTATTTGGAAGATATATTTGTAAAGCTGTAAAACCTGAGTGTGAAAATTGTTTGTTTCCTCAGGTTTGTAAAAGTAAAAGTGGATTTAAACCAGCATAA
- a CDS encoding UDP-2,3-diacylglucosamine diphosphatase has product MDFFIKQGAIFVADSHFNQKNKEFLILLKKIENKEILPPQIFLMGDMIDFISSECKYFVKQNMEIIELLNKLSKDIEIVYLEGNHDFNLKELFSEIKIVKRENQPLLAKYENKTVSLSHGDNFINWKYDLFCKIVRNRFFLKFMNFIDVNFFISKKIEEVLCKKNICHKIDNFEKIVLKRLKNYNTDIVIEGHYHQGKIFFIENKKYLNVPSLCCQKKYMKFNNSNFEEESICILP; this is encoded by the coding sequence ATGGATTTTTTTATAAAACAAGGAGCTATTTTTGTAGCTGACTCACATTTTAATCAAAAAAATAAAGAATTTTTGATACTTCTAAAAAAAATAGAAAATAAAGAAATTTTACCTCCTCAAATCTTTTTAATGGGTGATATGATAGATTTTATTTCAAGTGAATGTAAATATTTTGTTAAACAAAATATGGAGATAATAGAACTTTTAAATAAATTATCTAAAGATATTGAAATTGTTTATTTAGAAGGAAATCACGATTTTAATTTGAAAGAACTTTTTTCAGAAATAAAGATTGTAAAAAGAGAGAATCAACCACTTTTAGCAAAATATGAAAATAAGACTGTTAGTTTATCTCATGGTGACAATTTTATAAATTGGAAATATGATTTATTTTGTAAAATTGTAAGAAATAGATTTTTTTTGAAATTTATGAATTTTATAGATGTAAACTTTTTTATTTCAAAAAAAATAGAAGAGGTATTATGTAAAAAAAATATTTGCCATAAAATAGATAATTTTGAAAAGATAGTTTTGAAAAGATTAAAAAATTACAATACAGATATTGTAATAGAGGGACATTATCACCAAGGAAAAATTTTTTTTATTGAAAATAAGAAATATTTAAATGTTCCATCATTATGCTGTCAAAAAAAATATATGAAATTTAATAATTCAAATTTTGAAGAGGAAAGTATATGCATCTTACCATAA
- a CDS encoding chemotaxis protein CheV, with translation MSGISGSVEQMTQGHLRNVQQLAVFYTGHNNIYAINIAKVKAFIITEEVAINDTPKDTNVIAGIATIRGEPVTLINLDAWLGLPALAVKDYKLIIFCEFNHKKIGFLVKDMLDIVEKTTQELRHTEETNSKITYTTYVKVNNKDELCTVFNAEQLLRDIKWTDDGSDEIKKYVEEKLHSDKLILAAEDSGVAREVLSSFFEETGLDYEIYTNGTLLIKRLEELNPDKIGMVITDIEMPGTDGYQVASFIKNNKNLAHIPIIVNSSMTTDAVRGKMNQVGVDGFVGKTDISSLFKLTKKFLLK, from the coding sequence ATGAGCGGTATTAGCGGTAGTGTAGAGCAAATGACGCAAGGACATTTAAGAAATGTTCAACAATTAGCAGTATTTTACACTGGTCATAATAATATTTACGCAATTAATATAGCAAAAGTTAAAGCTTTTATAATCACAGAAGAAGTAGCAATTAATGATACTCCAAAAGATACTAATGTTATTGCAGGAATTGCAACAATCAGAGGAGAACCTGTAACATTAATCAATCTTGATGCTTGGTTAGGACTTCCAGCATTAGCTGTAAAAGATTATAAACTTATTATCTTTTGTGAATTTAATCATAAAAAAATTGGTTTTTTAGTAAAAGATATGCTTGATATAGTTGAAAAAACAACTCAGGAATTAAGACATACAGAAGAAACAAATTCAAAAATAACTTACACAACATATGTAAAAGTAAATAATAAAGATGAATTATGTACTGTATTTAATGCTGAACAACTTTTAAGAGATATTAAATGGACGGATGATGGTTCTGACGAAATCAAAAAATATGTAGAAGAAAAACTTCATTCTGATAAGCTAATTTTGGCAGCTGAAGATTCAGGTGTTGCTAGAGAAGTTTTAAGTTCATTTTTTGAAGAAACAGGTCTTGATTATGAAATTTATACAAATGGTACATTATTAATAAAAAGATTAGAAGAACTAAATCCTGATAAAATTGGTATGGTAATTACAGATATTGAAATGCCAGGAACTGATGGTTATCAAGTTGCATCATTTATAAAAAATAATAAAAACTTAGCACATATTCCAATCATTGTAAACTCTTCAATGACAACAGATGCAGTAAGAGGTAAAATGAATCAAGTTGGAGTTGATGGTTTTGTTGGAAAAACTGATATTTCAAGTCTTTTTAAATTAACTAAAAAATTCTTATTAAAATAA